From the genome of Primulina huaijiensis isolate GDHJ02 chromosome 11, ASM1229523v2, whole genome shotgun sequence:
NNNNNNNNNNNNNNNNNNNNNNNNNNNNNNNNNNNNNNNNNNNNNNNNNNNNNNNNNNNNNNNNNNNNNNNNNNNNNNNNNNNNNNNNNNNNNNNNNNNNNNNNNNNNNNNNNNNNNNNNNNNNNNNNNNNNNNNNNNNNNNNNNNNNNNNNNNNNNNNNNNNNNNNNNNNNNNNNNNNNNNNNNNNNNNNNNNNNNNNNNNNNNNNNNNNNNNNNNNNNNNNNNNNNNNNNNNNNNNNNNNNNNNNNNNNNNNNNNNNNNNNNNNNNNNNNNNNNNNNNNNNNNNNNNNNNNNNNNNNNNNNNNNNNNNNNNNNNNNNNNNNNNNNNNNNAACAGGGGCTAAACGATATGGTGCTCGAGATATGGGTTCAGTTCCTGGCATTAATTCGATACTGAATTCAACTTCTCGTTCTGGTGGAAAACCAGGAATCTCTTCTGGAAACACATCAGGAAACTCACAGACTACATGAATATCAGAAATCCGTCGCTCATCTTGCGACAGATCGACAGCATAAACCAGAAAACCTTCATGACCAGAATCTAACAATCGATTCACCTCAATGGCAGAAATTAGAGAAATCTTGGCTTGAGAACCACGACCATAGAAATTCCATTTAGGTGCAAAGCTAGGTCTGAAACGAACTATTCCTCGATAACAGTCAATAGTGGCACGATTAGCAGTCAAAACATCCATACCAACGATGCAATCAAAGTCATGCATAGGTAGAACTCTGAGATTCAGAtatagaacattttcatcatgaaACAAAACCGCATTGAACACCACATTATCAGTTATAATCATTTTGCCCATCGAAGTAGCAACAGATAGGTTGGAATTCATACTAGTGGTGCGAAGATCATGCGAAACGACGAATGCATGAGAAACAAAGGAATGAGATGCTCCGGTATCAAATAACACTCGTGTTATAAAACCACATAGAGTACAGTTACCAGTAATGACAGTACCTGGAGCTGCCTGAGCCTCATCCTTAGTCAAGGCAAATACATGAGCAGATGACTGATTCTGTTGACCACCTTGCCCTCTACTCTGATGCGAAGGGCGACTAGGCTGATGGGAAGACTGGGACGCTGCTGGAATTCTATTACTTGGAGCTCCACTACCTGCCTGGGCTGATTTCCCCGTCTTACTAGGACAAACTCTAGCGAAATGACCCGGCCGACCACAAACATTGCAAATCCCTTGAACTCCAACACATTGATTACTGGAAAGCTTGCCTCCACAGTGATAACAGTAAGGTCCACTGTAGCGATATCCACCACGGTTCCCTGAACTCCCCGAACTCGAAGAACTAGAACCAGGCTTCTTAAATTGTTTTCCACGTGGACGAAGAGATGCAGAACCAGATGAACTGAATTGTTGCCTCCCCGACTGATGATGTTGGGTAGGAACTCGATTGCCACTTCTCTTAAGACTAACTTCAGCCCTTTTTGCTATTTCCACTGCTTCAAGATAATTTAGTGGCTTACCGGTAGAAACAAAAGGGTGCAAATGATCGTTCAGTCCTTCAATGAAACTTTCAACTACTGCAACCTGACTCGCAGCAACATGAGGAGCATATCTCagcatagcataaaaagtatcAGCATACTCTGCAACTGACATATCGCCTTGTTTCAGGTTATGAAACTCAAAAGCCTTAGAACTGTAGAATGACGGAGGACAATAACTTGCCTTAAACTTCAGCTTGAATATATCCCACGATGGAACAATCCTCTGAGCATTTAAAGTCATCAATATAGTAGACCACCACATTTTGGCACGATCTTTCAACTGATGCACAGCTAATCTCAATCGACACTCTGGAGgatactcaatcaaatcaaacaattcctcAATCTCAGAAATCCACAATTCTGCTTTCTCAGCTCCCTCCGAACCACTGAATCGAGGTGGATGCATAGAATGGAAACGCGCAACTAATTCATCCATCCTAAGATGGTCTAGATGATCAGCAGCTTGCTCAACAAAAGTATCATCAACAACACGGACACGAGCTctaccacgtccacgacctcgaccacgacctcgacctcgagctAAAGGAATCTCATCAACAGGAATTTCTCCACCACCCTCCATTCTATACGATAAAACACCAAAACTATTAGAATGGAagtaaacaaatcatataatcaCATAAGCATGTTGTCAAGTAGAATACACAGGCGCAACAACAAATTTAGTGCCAAGACTCAAGTGTCCTAGACTCTAGTTCGAGCGTAACCCagtttacgctctgataccaagatgtgaggcccatttactctaacgataattaatgatcaaacaataatggtttgatttaaaactgcagcggaaatggtttaaaaatactttaaaacggacctcagggcctagataaatttcggcatgacctccccgtaagcaggacatcccaaaaaactcaagcagcattttatatcaaaatatactccaactagagtcataaaaacaaaaaccaaagtcaacaacctatagccgcactggccaggactaaacagaaattaaaacttaccacatactcaccagatcataagaatcatagggtcaactcagaacatcacaaaaacaaccaaatatcattacagatacacggggcatctccccggcaaataaactacaatacaagactgaaacaaactcaagacatacatatagactaactgggaaactccactgacagaaccaagcaatccaacctcaatcccgagctccactggcggaacctcggcctgatgctgcaaaacgactcgggagatctaccatggtgcccaatagcaaccacagcagccccccNNNNNNNNNNNNNNNNNNNNNNNNNNNNNNNNNNNNNNNNNNNNNNNNNNNNNNNNNNNNNNNNNNNNNNNNNNNNNNNNNNNNNNNNNNNNNNNNNNNNNNNNNNNNNNNNNNNNNNNNNNNNNNNNNNNNNNNNNNNNNNNNNNNNNNNNNNNNNNNNNNNNNNNNNNNNNNNNNNNATACTGTAGcacacaagatctaaccgaagtcacggatatcaaacctttccccaaaggagaagaaacagaaactacagtagatagggactcaacaggcaatgcatgcatcaatgcaaatctctcagaaataaatgtatgcgatgcaccagtatcaatcaatacatatgcaggataaccaaaaataaaacagttacctgcaacaacgtcatcaggtGCTNGAATGTCATAACTGTATGCCcgatgctaaatgccaataatatgtcataataataaacatagatcacaacgaaggcatttaacaatttataacAGTCAGCAATTCATAAACACAATccatgtaacacagaatgacaatcaaacataatttatgttttaccgttgtatgttaccgagctgtaacatacctaaaCCGACTCTAAAATCACAACAAGCTCAACTTTAATCTCCTCGACCTAACAATGATAAAAATAGGTTGAATAATTCACAATTCGCCAATAAAACTAAATTAATCCAacttattgatttttaattatcaaaacttAATTCCCAAATCAATTTCAACAATTCTGAAATTTCAACTAAATAACCGTAATTCTCCAAAATAATCACACGATTAGCTCGATACTAATTCACAAACTCTTCGATTTATACCTCAAAGCTCTCCAACGATCGAACCTACAATATAAACCCAATATATACGTCAATATAATGCATTAAAATCGACAAAGCGAAATTAAATCGAAGCGAGTAAAATTACACTTCGGGGCAGCCTACTTATGCACCGAAAAATCTGGAATTGGATCCAAAAATTACCAAGATCGAAGTATAAACTAGTCGCTAGCGGTCCAATGTTGCTACTCGCCGGAAAAGACACCGGAAAACACTATTCACGACCAAAAACCGAACTGAAAACTAGCTGGAAAATGCAGGAACAGCAAGGTAAGATTTAAGCTTCAATTCCTTGCTCAAAATACTCCAAAGAACCAAGAAAAACCAGGCAATAGCTCACCTGAAATCGAACAAGAAACTTGAACAGGAACAGCCATGAAACAGGGTTCGATTGGGGCTAAAACGATCATCAAAAGTAGCGATTCATGGTTCAAAACGAAGCTACTGATGTAAGGAAGAAAACCCCTCAAACCGTTCGTGATTTGGACGCCGGACGGAGGAGATATCGCAACTTTCCCGCAGCTGCTACAAGTGTAGCGAAAATGGGGTTGATGGAAATGGGTTTCTGATTTCTTCCTTTCTCTCTCCACAAGATAaattgtgtgtatgtatatgtatatttagtTACTAAAAAATAGTAACACATGCTCAAAAATCCCGGTTTTGCATTAATCTTGCTcccgtgtgttatttaaactctatatgtattttatatcgttaaattctccgatattctaaaatacatatttttaacacacctacaaaaattatttggcataaataactattttaatttaccactcaataattattctaattatgccaaaattaccggataattaatttCAGGACCTTAcatgattgtgttggttttgagaaaatctctaacatttgatatcagagccgtgatacctctgccttgaaaatatttgtttcatatCAATAActttaagaaattatttttgggaGTTTTGCATAAGAAACTTGAAATTTGAGGACGGACGTGATAATATTAAGAAACTTACCTGAGAATTTTGTTCTCGCTTGCACCTTGAAGTCTTGAAAATGATATtcagttttcttatttttgtgagaaaatatattttaagacgaaagtttctaaaaaattttctgctgaaggaagaagaagatgcTTCAATATAATGAAATGGTTTTCAcgtgaatgaaaattaaattatctGCATAATGAATGAGAGTTAAATGCAATTGTAggaatgattaaataattttttttaaaaaaattaattaattaatgcgaGACCCATAATTGATGAATACGGGATCTACAAATCAATTGTcgataaagaatttatttattatttaaataaaaataataataaataaataaataatgattaatgtgttattaatttatatgtataattcggtATACATATTGCATTTGGtcaaataatttgtacacattaaaataatttcaagttcGACGTAATTTCTAATatatgtttagaaattatttttgcatgttagatataatgtcaaatattatggataagtgtttgatgtgtacatgcaaatttaatattatgtttgtatttattcttgaaatttaaaatgcaaataatattgaaaaataattggtacataaatattcacattatgttcatattaaattatataaagttgattataatttgaaatgacatatcaagtaagatatgaatataatataataaaataaaatatttcagatgttcacaaatgaaTAAATGATTTTCACTTTATTACTAatctgataaaagagaaaaactgataaGGAGCTCACATTTTCACGTAAATGTGATCCTTACTTTATCACTActgtgattgaagagaaaaactgatggggaacgtatttattcatattaagtaaaaatgtgaatataaagttatttaatgaaaaattttgacttataaagattcacataaatatggataattaagttgaataataattacAAAGGTGACataagaaaacatgatctggGGAGTTCTTCATAGNaaataatctcggattaaggtgatataatctcgggccttacaactTGCCACTTGTCTCCCTGAGGAATGTTGCTCTGACTAGGAGGTAGCTATTTAAAGGACCTTAGCACTACATATCTTTCCTAAGAGCACTCttggaaaatgttgattatgttactaaaaaattattatataaagtattaaagtaaagccaaaatttttgtCTAGTGatccgtataattttaaataattaaggttTAGCCACATCAACCTTAATTATGAGAAATTATACATTAAGTCAGATTTGGATCACATTAAGGGCACTTATTaagtataaaataaataaataaaaaaaattgtccagtgatccgtataattttaaataattaaggttTAGCCACCACACCCTTAATTATGAGAAATTATACATTAAGTCGGTTAAGGATCACATAAAGGAcatttataaaatcaaaatttatgtcTAGTGAACcgtctaattttaaataattaaggttTGATCACAGCGCCCTTAATTAtgcaaaattataaattaagtgGGCTGAGGATCGCATGAAAGACATTTATTAAgagcataaatatttaaaaatttgtgatttaatgTCTTAGTGATtcgtataattttaatttattaaaaaatatttatatcatctttaattgaattaaaattatacattaattttttaatcacaTTTAGTTATAACagacaaaaattatataaaattattcatCATTTTGATAATACTTTGAGATGAATAATtatgaagaataaatattttatgcataaagAATTTAATATCCTTGTGAttcgtatgattttaattaattgaagagTAGCCACAACATCTttgattgaattaaaattatacataaattatGAAGATCACATTTGGTTATAAGGGAtataaattgtaattaattatatttgaacatTGAAATTTATCCCATAAGAAATTTTGTTatgttaaatataaataattaggatacaatattgaattattttcttaatttatccaCATGGATTAAGAATTGAATATAATTCAATAGTTATATCATTAAATTGAATGAAtctaattgaattaaaattcagTCCACAGACAATTTTTATGTTAGTGATTCATATGTAGATCATGATTTACATGGGTAAAACATGACAGATggtttattgcttcatttaataacattagcatgtattcattaattttttagcATATTGCTATTACTCTGATATTAATTTCTAAAATCAAAGTTTATAATTTTAAGGTGTGAAATTGAAGATTATTCTTCATACATGCTTAATGAGCACTATTAATATGAGATTATATAGGGTACAAGGTACTATGACAGATACATCATGTTCATCACAAATCATGAGATTGTGGAATCAAGAGATTCAAAATTTCTTGagaatgacttgattagtgggagcGATCAAATTAAGAATATTGATCATTATGATGCTCATTCATCCACACAAGTTATATGTATTGATAGCTATTCACAACATCCTCCAATAAAAAAGTGTGTTGTGAAACCAATCATATAAATTCCACAAATTGTTGGTCATGATCTTGTAGTTCTTAATactcataaaaatattgaatgataaaaaaaattcaatagcaAGTAATGAAATCTGAAAGTTGATTCAATTGCCATTCATTTTTAGATTAGTCTTCAGAACAAATAAAGTCTCATTAGGCAACATCAAACAACATAAAGAATTCttctctagtgatgatgaatatttaatatttcaagattaaaaaaacgatatggattgaaacatgtCTCACATTAGTGGTATTTCAGGTTTTAcaatgttatctcttcattaaGTTTTGTTGAGAATATTGTGGTCCATTATGAATACCAGAATGTTAGTGGGAGCTTAATTATTATCAGAGTAATATAAGTATTTGACCACTAAAAAAAGCCGcaaaatgttttgggatatcTTTATGGTATTAAAAGTTTTACATGCTTATGTGAGACAAATTGACAATTTGGAAAGTGATTTGCTACTTCCACTATTGAGTCAAAATTCGTCATTGAAGCACTATTGTGTGGTGTATTATAAGGAGTTTCATTATgggcttagaattatggattctatatctaagCCATTAAGATTATATTACTACAATTCAGTTATGAACTTTGTGACTAAAGCGGTGGTCGAATTAAGTATATCGacataatgtattttaaaccatTGGAGAACGTGTTAATAAATTGGTCATTGAACAcgttagcactgaattgatgatctTTTAACCTAAAGGCATGCAAATTTCAGATGTTAAAGGATCATATTGTAATTACTGATGGATTTGATTCcataataaatttatgttatatacatTTGGTGTTGATAATGAAACGCATTCAGTTATGATATTTCTCATATTCAGTTATGTACATATTCagttatcttgagaaaaatatcaataaagttggacctcgaataaacattgggtttattcattaatttaTACAGATTTGAGAGGCATAATGCATTGTAATACATGAAAGATCATACTCGCTTTTAGAAAACCGgtcgccatgattcatgtattttgttttctcctatggtgaattagatgtatatgtgtcaagtgggagaatgtaagaaat
Proteins encoded in this window:
- the LOC140987895 gene encoding uncharacterized protein, which encodes MEGGGEIPVDEIPLARGRGRGRGRGRGRARVRVVDDTFVEQAADHLDHLRMDELVARFHSMHPPRFSGSEGAEKAELWISEIEELFDLIEYPPECRLRLAVHQLKDRAKMWWSTILMTLNAQRIVPSWDIFKLKFKASYCPPSFYSSKAFEFHNLKQGDMSVAEYADTFYAMLRYAPHVAASQVAVVESFIEGLNDHLHPFVSTGKPLNYLEAVEIAKRAEVSLKRSGNRVPTQHHQSGRQQFSSSGSASLRPRGKQFKKPGSSSSSSGSSGNRGGYRYSGPYCYHCGGKLSSNQCVGVQGICNVCGRPGHFARVCPSKTGKSAQAGSGAPSNRIPAASQSSHQPSRPSHQSRGQGGQQNQSSAHVFALTKDEAQAAPDLPSRFAASGRGSASGARD